Sequence from the Cucurbita pepo subsp. pepo cultivar mu-cu-16 chromosome LG02, ASM280686v2, whole genome shotgun sequence genome:
GTGAGCAATTGAGGGGCctaaaaggaaagagaataaGGCAGTGAGTGGGGGCAGTCCAATGAGTATGATTAGTGGGTGGTTGCTTTGTCCTCTCAAATGTCCACCCATTTTCAGCCCACAAATATGAGCCCATCATTATTCTCTTTTACCAAACCCGACCAAACCAAGCCATTACTTCGGGATTCAAACCATAGATTCTCCTTCGATTCATGTCATTTTATGCCCAAACTCGGGCCTCCTCCATCTATTTAATAGGGACCCCTTTGCAACCTCTCCCAATCAAGACAAGGAATACTAGTGGAATAAATTGAGAGAAAAGAGATATGTCCATTTAATCCACCGGCTGGGACATAAGAGGATTCACCGGGACAAGGTGAACAATCCCTATTTAAACGAAAAatgtgttaggatcgcacaacaacgcacacactccaTATAAATGAACCCAAAGAATCGaatagagaaaatacaaggagaatattggctaaaagatttgtattgatgacttcaagtacGTACAGAATACACATAATACTAGAAAATACTAGCTTCCAAAGATTTAAACCTACGACATATgatctaacaaatatatatttattaaatctttacgatatatatctctatccgATCTTTATgaaatatcttccaaataCATCTTCCGACAGATCTAGGCATGAGGCTCCATATCccatatcccaacaatctcccacttgAGACTAATCCAGTCAATcacaacaaaatgaaaaggggAGTGTAGAGAGATTTCTCCATACTAGTTAAATGGGGATGAAGATCAGATTCTCCATCCCCTTCCGGTTAGGAAATCCAATCCTCAGGAATCTTTACTTGGATTCtcaacaaataaatgaagaaattcatGAAAATAGAGATTGAAATAGGAGGTGGGGTGGAAACCAAGAAGGCTTCTCGTCTCCGCTCCACCGAGTGGACATCTCTAGCCTTACCTACTAAGGTATGACATAAAAAGAATAGTGgttgaaagttgaaagaaTGAGGTGGATCACTATATAGATTGGAATATCCATTTAATTGAACAAAGTTGGAGGGTTTTATTAAAGGAATGTTGTTATGTTACCACAAACTGGGGGCCGTGTTTTATGTGAAAGAATGAAATGGCAGTGTTGGAGAAAAACTTCCCTTTTTGCTGCAAATCAagtgttcttctttttctttctaaaaggcaaatgaatgaataaaagGGCAACAAAGCAAAGCAAGCCACGGACATTGCAGCCTGCACCCACACTCCAAATTAGAAACACTCCAAATTAGAAACTTGTGAATGTTTCACAATTGATCGTAATCGCCGTGACCAGATCACAGGAGATGTAGAAAAGCGTCGAATTCGTGTACAAAAAATATAACGCCTTAATGATGCAAATTAGATTAATTAGAATTTTGCGTTGAGAAAGGGTTTGATTGAGAAGCATGTGAAATTGTCCCACTTCACTTTAAAAAAGGGTATCAAATAAGCACATATTGCCgcccattgaaaaaaaaaacaaagcctGACTTTGGATACATACGGCTCCATGGTGGAGAGTGGGGGGATTAAAGAGACGTATTCATAGTTGATTTGAACAAACCCACTTCTTTCACTATCAAATCCATATATTTACACCTTCATTTTCCCACACACAAAcccacaaataaaataaacttaacaattttcaattatcTACGCTTGTACGTCCAAACCTACCATGAACACCCAATCATTCTTATCATTTCATACACTCTTTTAAGGTTTAGCTTTGAATACATATATGAAGAACACACCAACCAAACccacaattttcttttttttttttttgttgctatTTTAAGCTCATAAATGATTGTAGCGAATTGGCCACACTTTGTTTGATCGAATGAGTGTAAGTGTTTGATTTGATGCAAAATTCAGGGCCAGGGTAGAAAGTTGGGGGAATCATTTTGAGCTGCCAAGAACTGTTGGAAATGGGccatacacacacacacaccaaaAAATGGCTACTTTCCAAGAATGAATCAAACCCAAGTCTTGATTTGCACGTGGCTACGAACCACGGTGTTGGGGGTTCAAATCCCGCCTCGCCCACAACCGGCCAAAAAGGGAAGGACTTTTCCTTCTGGGGGTAGGAAAATCATAATCGGGATAGCGGACCCAAAGCTATAGAACTTGGGTGTGGATCTTTTGTCGAATGGAATGaccttatctttttattttttctttttcgttaaTGGGTTCGAAGAATAatgttctgataccatgtcaagaatgagaaacaaaggAGAGATTGGAAGTCCAATCTTGTCGTTCACAACatttaaatagaatacaaaCTAGGACcataaaataatgtaatgGGTGTACTTCACACACGAGGAATTgcaattattttgttgaaatgtCTTCCACAAAACGgaatatatgaatatatatatatatataatgattttttaaatatttataatatccAAAGACAGAGACCCCAAAAACAGGTAGCAGCATGGAGTAGGAGTagtttataacaaaataaaaatggggGCTTTGTTgatatacttttttaaaaagaattattaatttgaaagcAGGATAATGTGGAAGTTGTTCTCTGTGTTTTTGGTGGGTATTGGTGGACAAGATGAATTTGAGTGTCAATCTTTGTCTTCCAACATTTCTTCttagattcttttcttttccgcATGCAAATATACTCTCACGTTCTTTAAAACGGGATAAGATCATGCGTATATAGGTAAATGATAAAACTTTACCACAAATACGTATTTTTAATCGTTAACGGAACGATattatcatactattgtaaaggtaaaacaaagaagaaaagaaccgAACAATTGTTCTCTTCTCCGTTCATCTTACCAACGCATAAGAATTTTAAGACTaactcttttaaaattattgatggTAAGAAACTTGGGGAGAGAAACATATTAATATCACGATCACTTCACACATTGAAAGAGTAAAAGTTGCTcttgtgaaatctcatatcggtgggagatgggaacgaaacatttcttacaagggtgtggaaacctctccctagcagacgcatcttaaaaccgtgaggctaacggtgatacgtcatgggtcaaagcagacattACATTTGACtgttacaagtggtatcagagccagacaacGAACAGTGTAcaagcgaggacgctggggtTCCAAGGAgagaggattgtgagatcccacgtcgattggagagaggaacaaaacattccttgtaagagtatggaaacctctccttagtagacgcgttttaaaactgtgaggctgatgacgatacgcaacaagtcaaagtagacaatatttattagcagTGACTGTTTGTACGTGCTTCTCTCCCGATCATGATATCGGGATGCATATAGGAACTATTAAGCATCCATTATTTGTAGGTTAGAAACATATTCTCTCCTATTGGTTTGGCACTACTATTTAGCAAAGCCCTATAAATAAGAGCTCTCTAGCATGGCTAGGGTTTAGGATTAGTACTCATAGGGCACCAAAAATGGAGAGATAAAGGGCATAATTGTAGTGAGTCAAAAGGAATCTGGATTCTTCCTCTCCCACTTTCTTTTATAGATTTGAATGAGTGAAACCCATTTCATCTCTTCATCTCACAAGCCTAGGGTTCCTTGTATTGTTGTTCTTCAAAACCCCTCATCACCATGATGAAGAAACGCCAAGTGATTGTGAAAAGAACAGATGGATCATCAAATAggaacagcagcagcagcacaTCATCATCAGCTGTGAGAAGCTTGGTTAGATATGGAGAGTGCCAAAAGAATCATGCTGCCAATATTGGTGGATATGCTGTTGATGGGTGCACAGAATTTCTTGCAAATGGTGAAGAAGGCTCTAATGGAGCTCTTACTTGTGCTGCTTGTGGCTGCCACAGGAACTTCCATAGAAGAGAAGTTGAAACTGAAGTGGTTTGTGAATACTTTCCTCCAAATGCTTGAAAACttccaaaattatataatataacaacacccttttcattattcatattcatatatattgatgtcACTAAGAATGATTGTTGTTTGAAACATAAGagatttgtaattaaattgtGTATTGAtttgcttttcttcttcttcttctccattttcttgtttttctatcgtatcccacgttggttggggagaagaacgaaacaccctttttaTAGACACGAGGCgttgtgccagtaaggacgctaggcctcgaagggggtagatttggtAGGGTCCCACGTAAGAATGAGTGCGaatgaggatgctgggccctaaaAATGAGTGGATTATaatatcccacattgattggggaggagaacgaaacaccccttgtaatggtgtggaaacttaaaaagacaatatcgggtagcggtggacttaggccgttacattttccttttcgtGTCTGTAAAGTCTCTTCCTCGAATAGAAGTGACTATTGGTGATTCAAAAGAACagacaaaaggaaaagtaaaacactGCAGCTGAGTGGTGTATTGTCAAGAACAAATTTCTTGACCCTTTCCCCTTGTTATTTTGATTCTGTTTGTTCATTGGGAAAATGGGTATCATATTTAGAGGATTTTCAGAGATGAGTatcaataatttcaaatgaGTATCAATAATTTCAAACTTGATTCATCTTGGTTAACTACTTAATCAACACAAAACCCCATTTAGTGATGTGTAAATTAGCTAAAAATTGATAGCCGGGGCCAGCATAGATCAAACCATGACCTCATATAAATAGAAGTTACCTTATCTTTGAAGCAATCATTAgtgaaaagaaatattattatatcacTCCCACAAGGAGGCCCCACAGATATCCAATCACATCACACAGCTTTGAAATACAATAGCCATGAATTCTTTAGTAGAAGCTGACCTAATTTTGAAGAACCCTATTTAGATCTCTCCCTATAGCTGTGGTGCTGTGGGTTAGTTTGTTGTTTATGATAATGttggcatttttttaataccatACATGTGGAgcttttgctttctttcttggCTGCCAATGGTGAATAATTGGTTAACAACATTCATCCTTTGATTTGAAGGCCTTGGAGtacaattcattttttaatgtttttttttttttttggatgattTGGATGATTAGATATTGAAGTGAGTGATTTAATCGACAAAAACAAGCCTAGATTAGCCATATattcttatttcatttaacTAAATCATATGATTAATCAATTCTGTCAATTCAtaagaacaaattttgaaaccaAAGATTCAAACGTTTGCATGTGCATTGCTTGCTGTATTCAaccatttttagattttactCAAACCCTCAAATTCATTGAACTTTGGTATCCACATATCAACTTCATTGTGATTTGATATCCAAACCCTTTACTGTTGTTTGTCATTACCAATGATATGAAATGAATTTGATAAGAATGTGTCGAGTTTCTCTGATTCTTCTTCGAATTAGTAATTAGTATCAAAGTTGTTATAAATTGAAGGAACGAATCTATAAGTGTGTATAAAACTATATGAACGTGTATATAACTGAGTTAGCTAAGAACGAAAATGGATTTGTAGCgtagtttttgtttgtttggagggttagaaaagaaaaggaatgggTAGCAAAGTTATAATGAGTATAAGCTAAAAATGACAAAGTTGAGCTGGGTGTTGTGGTGGGGTTTGGGACAGACAGACAGTGACTTGAAAAGGCTATTCCTCTCAATTTTTAACATTGTACACATCCATCTCTGTCTGtctttgtcctttttttttttctttcttttttttcatgtctTCATCCATTCATTTCCATACATGCTTCAACTTCACATACGTTTGGTTAATGAAAACTACAAAATCCATAAATCTTATCTTCCATTGGATAAACGTCCGATGATGATGAACGTTTAGGACAAATTTCTATTatgtctctaaacttttaaaaattttgtcgTTTTAAAGTGTAGATTTCTATTATCCAATGAATGTTTGGTTCTAAATGTGTTGGACAAGGGATAACTTTCAATTATGCCCTTAAATTTTAGGGTAGGTTTCGTTTCAAAATAACAACTTTATTAGGTTATTTGTTAATTGAAGGTAAAAATATGATGCAACAAATAACGGTAGAAATAGTtctctttcttattcttaagCAAGTTTTCGGGAGGGCTTGACTTAATTGATCTATGATTTATGTTTCGTCTTTTGTTTCGAGAATATATTGATCAATTTCGattctttatttttacatCGTTTGTTTTCCGATCGAGACATATGGATCCATGGGTTTATATGTCTATATAGATCCTGTTCATGGATTAACGAAAATGTGCAAAAGCTCTATTTGCCTCGACTATCCTATGagtctctttctttttactgCATTGTCACTCCCTTTGGCAGCATCCACTAATTCGAAAGGCATATTTCAACTCTAACGTTTTCGGGGATGCTCCTAATAACCAACAAATGGCAAGTGCCTTTCCTTGTGTTGATCCTATTTTAATGGGAATTTGATGAGTTGATATGCTTACACGTCTTGCTTTTATTGCTATATCGAGAGTTATGTGGTATATCAAGTagaataatattgaaaatctcacaaatattaaatatataattaaaaatataaaggtagataataaataaaataattaattagaaaataggTAAGAGTGGAGAGTGTGGGCCAAGTGAGACTAATTGTTGGCAATGTGAAGCCCAATTCAATGTGCTTAATGGGCCGAATATAGTCCAATATTACAaagtatataattaaattaaatggatGGTTAattgaccaaaatacccttgaaaatatttacaaaatccTAACCCAAAGCTTACTTAGTTTTGTTACTTAATTACTTCTAAATAATAATCCAAAGGAGtgattttagattttgtaatatttttaatgatagtTTTTGCTAATATAATAATGGTTAAGGTGAAATCTTCGTTTTCCAACCATATATACTTAAATCAGTTGAACTAGACTAAGATCGATGAATTGAGCTAATGGAACGGTGTGGTGTAAAGACAATGGTCCCAATTTCCCACCCGTTCAAACTATCGAGTTGTGTTCATATGGTCCACAAGAACAAACTAGACaaacattaaaagttttaatttgtaagacttttcattttaaaaaaggtCGGTAAAAGGTGGATAAACTTATAATCatacgaagaaaaaaaaaaaaagttaagcTAATCTAAATTCGCTGTTACACTGGTCAGTatgccaacgagaacgttgggccctcaacgagggtagattatgagatctcacattagggaggaaaacgaaacatttattataagagtgtaaaaatttctccttaatagaagtgttttaaaattatgaggctgaaagtgatacgtaacggactaaaGCAGACAATCTATGTTAACAATATTATGCCGACGTAATTAAAGTGAATCCCGATCTTACTTTAACATACAAAACTTATGGTGATGTATGAGATCAGGGAGAAATTATAAcatatgatttttatttccatatatatatatatagatgcATAGATATAGTATAGAGCATGTAATTTCATGTTAATTTACACTTTTGTTCTTACCTCCCACAAGGATATTTATTGTAAAAAGTGTTTGTTCATCATGTTTCAGCTTCTAATG
This genomic interval carries:
- the LOC111789302 gene encoding mini zinc finger protein 1 gives rise to the protein MMKKRQVIVKRTDGSSNRNSSSSTSSSAVRSLVRYGECQKNHAANIGGYAVDGCTEFLANGEEGSNGALTCAACGCHRNFHRREVETEVVCEYFPPNA